A stretch of Caballeronia sp. NK8 DNA encodes these proteins:
- a CDS encoding LysR family transcriptional regulator: MPTPDLNFLYVLQALDEERSVSRAAERLGLTQPAVSHALGKLRTLFQDDLFVRAGSVMAPTPVGERLAQGVAHVLAVVQEEIWSAKAFDAASTTRTFSVCLSDMGVIVLLPRLLAALRERAPNATLKPIQLPSLELASALQDGALDLAIGYLGKMGENLHQQPLFRRSLVGIVKGGKTRRKIRMTLDEFIARKHVVAGTLALTNQLLEKELRRLGSKLKVGIDVPYLLAVPSLVATSDFIAAVPDELAELFSRLADVDVFPLPVELPDLTVQQFWHARHHNDAGHRWFRGLVATTLGSAARKPVHV, from the coding sequence ATGCCGACCCCCGACCTGAACTTTCTGTATGTGTTGCAGGCGCTCGACGAGGAGCGGAGCGTGTCTCGCGCCGCCGAACGCCTCGGGCTGACTCAGCCTGCCGTGAGCCATGCACTGGGGAAACTCCGTACGCTGTTTCAGGACGATTTGTTCGTGCGCGCGGGTTCGGTGATGGCTCCGACGCCGGTGGGCGAGCGGCTCGCGCAAGGCGTGGCGCACGTGCTCGCGGTGGTGCAGGAAGAAATCTGGAGCGCGAAGGCCTTCGATGCCGCGAGCACCACGCGCACGTTCTCGGTGTGTCTGAGCGACATGGGCGTGATCGTGCTGTTGCCGCGCCTGCTCGCGGCTTTGCGCGAACGCGCGCCGAACGCGACGCTCAAGCCGATTCAGCTTCCGTCGCTGGAGCTGGCGAGCGCGCTTCAGGACGGCGCGCTCGATCTCGCTATCGGCTATCTCGGCAAGATGGGCGAGAACCTGCATCAGCAGCCGCTGTTCAGGCGCTCACTGGTCGGCATCGTGAAGGGCGGCAAGACGCGCAGGAAGATACGCATGACGCTCGATGAGTTCATCGCGCGCAAGCATGTCGTCGCGGGCACGCTGGCGCTGACGAACCAGTTGCTCGAAAAGGAATTGCGCCGGCTCGGTTCGAAGCTGAAAGTGGGTATCGACGTGCCGTATCTGCTCGCGGTCCCGAGCCTCGTCGCGACATCGGATTTCATTGCGGCGGTGCCGGATGAACTCGCGGAACTGTTCTCGCGCCTCGCGGATGTCGATGTGTTCCCCTTGCCTGTCGAACTGCCCGATCTCACGGTGCAGCAGTTCTGGCACGCGCGGCATCACAACGATGCGGGGCATCGGTGGTTCAGAGGTCTGGTGGCGACGACGCTCGGGTCAGCCGCCCGAAAACCGGTGCACGTGTAG
- a CDS encoding DUF1272 domain-containing protein: MLELRPGCECCDKDLPPDSTEALICSFECTFCRDCAANVLGGACPNCGGELLARPRRAADKLVKHPASTQRVFDPTCRDKARRTP; this comes from the coding sequence ATGCTGGAACTTCGACCCGGTTGTGAATGCTGCGACAAGGACTTGCCTCCGGATTCGACCGAGGCGCTCATCTGCTCGTTCGAATGCACCTTCTGTCGCGATTGCGCAGCGAACGTGCTGGGCGGCGCCTGCCCCAACTGCGGAGGCGAACTGCTGGCGCGCCCGCGCCGCGCGGCGGACAAACTCGTCAAACATCCCGCCTCCACCCAGCGCGTGTTCGATCCGACATGCCGGGACAAGGCGCGGCGCACGCCTTGA
- a CDS encoding FAD-dependent monooxygenase, whose amino-acid sequence MIRNALISGAGVTGLALAFWLDRAGIAVTLVERSDGFRRGGQAVDIRGVALHVVQAMGLLDDARALRTRLKGMSMLDADGKEIHRTEERTYSAGRLDSDDIEIFRDDLCELLMNALSGNVEFMYADSIRAIDQHADGVKVQFESGSDRSFDILIGTDGIYSNVRKQVFNDEAAVVAPLGVVLALFSTPNLIGLDGWQIGHRMNELGYVIYPSRDQRELRIGVGFAAPDPALSRSDVDAQKRVVAESCAHLKGDFPRFLDAMERTDQFYYNELAQIHMPAWSQGRVVLAGDAAHCASPFSGQGTSLGLVGAFVLAHELVRRPDVPANAFAAYEVRMRPYVDLNQALVDLEREGPVPDEQLDAAKNGIDVTDLLGATIR is encoded by the coding sequence TGGCCTTCTGGCTGGATCGCGCGGGAATTGCCGTCACGCTCGTGGAACGTTCCGATGGTTTCCGGCGTGGCGGTCAGGCCGTCGATATCCGTGGCGTCGCGCTGCATGTCGTGCAGGCGATGGGCCTGCTCGATGACGCACGCGCGTTGCGTACACGGCTCAAGGGCATGTCGATGCTCGATGCCGACGGCAAGGAGATACATCGGACGGAAGAGCGCACGTACAGTGCGGGCCGTCTCGACAGCGACGACATCGAAATCTTCCGCGACGACCTGTGCGAGTTGCTGATGAACGCACTGAGCGGGAACGTCGAGTTCATGTATGCCGATAGCATTCGCGCGATCGACCAGCACGCGGACGGCGTCAAGGTCCAGTTCGAAAGCGGTTCGGACAGATCCTTCGATATCCTGATCGGTACGGATGGAATCTACTCGAACGTCCGGAAGCAGGTGTTCAACGATGAAGCAGCGGTTGTTGCTCCGCTCGGCGTCGTGCTCGCGCTGTTTTCGACGCCCAATCTCATCGGGCTCGATGGCTGGCAGATCGGGCACCGGATGAACGAACTCGGCTATGTCATATACCCGAGCCGGGACCAGCGCGAGTTGCGCATCGGGGTGGGCTTTGCAGCGCCCGATCCAGCATTGTCCCGAAGCGATGTCGATGCACAGAAGCGCGTCGTAGCAGAAAGCTGCGCGCATCTGAAAGGCGATTTCCCCAGGTTTCTCGACGCGATGGAGCGCACAGACCAGTTCTACTACAACGAGCTGGCGCAAATACACATGCCCGCGTGGTCGCAAGGCCGTGTCGTGCTGGCTGGCGATGCGGCGCATTGCGCATCGCCGTTTTCGGGGCAGGGCACGAGCCTCGGGCTTGTCGGCGCGTTCGTGCTCGCGCATGAACTCGTGCGCCGCCCGGACGTTCCGGCGAATGCGTTCGCCGCCTACGAAGTCCGCATGCGGCCATATGTCGATCTGAATCAGGCGCTGGTCGATCTCGAACGCGAAGGACCGGTGCCGGACGAGCAACTCGACGCGGCGAAAAACGGCATCGACGTGACGGATTTGCTGGGCGCCACGATCCGATGA